GAAAGTACCCATTGGAGTTACTTTATAACGTTTGAAGTAGTACACCATAACGATAGCCGGGATCGTGAGGAGGTTCAGCAGGTGGACACCGATAGAGAGACCCATCATGAAAGCGATGAAAACGATCCAGCGGTCAGCGTAGGCTTCGTCAGATTCGTGTTCCCATTTCAGGATAGCCCAGAATACGATGGCGGTGAAGAGCGAGGACATTGCATATACCTCACCTTCTACTGCAGAGAACCAGAATGAGTCAGAGAAGGTGTACGCTAATGCGCCAACTACACCTGCACCCATAATAGCGATCATTTTTTCACGGGTCATTTCGCTTCCGTTCCTGGTCATAAGGCGACGTGCGAAATGTGTGATTGTCCAGAAGAGGAACAGGATAGTGAATCCACTGGACAGGGCAGACATCAGGTTAACCCCTAAAGCGGCCTGTGAAGGCGCCAGCGGGATCGTAAACAACCTCCCCAACAGCACAAACAAAGGAGCACCTGGAGGGTGGGGAACCTGTACCTTGTAGGCACTTGAAATAAACTCGCCGCAGTCCCATAGACTACCGGTGGCCTCCATAGTCATAATATAGACAGTGCAGGCAATGATACAGACAACCCAACCGACAAGATTGTTGGTCCTTTTAAAATTCATAAGGATGTTTTAGGTCCGACAAAAATAGAAAAAGTGGCAAATTATGATAATTAGAGATAACAGTTTTAACTTTTTCTTTAATAAGAGAAAATTTTTGAAGATGGGATACTGAAGATGCGCTGTAGTAAAGGGATTGATTCACAAAGGAATAAGGAAGTGGCAGGCAATAGGGAAGGGGCTCCGGCTAAATTTAGCCGAAGATAATGCGGATGGTCTGGTAAAAGGCCAGTTTCTGGTATCCGGAAGTGAGCTGATCACGGGTGAAGCCCTGCAAACCAAAGAGGCCGGCAGCATTACCTTTATTGATGGCTATTTCGAGATAGCCAGCTGCGTTAAACAGGGCCAGTTTATGACCTTCCGGCACGTCTGCATAGGTTTCACAGAGTTGGGTGATCACTTCATCTCTGCGGAAGAAGATGGAAAATGGCCGGTTCTGGCGGTGTTCTTCAAATTGCTCGCGGGTGATATTGACCACTACGTTCTCGAAGTTGTCGATATGGATGATCTGACCATCAATATAATCTTCGCCTGTCAGCGGCTGAAGGTTATTCTTGATGACGAATTCACTGGCCAGTTCGCCGATATCTGTGAGCGACTTACCGTTTTGCAACTCTTTGTAGGCATCAGCAAAGCGTTTCAGGATCGTAAAGGTATCCTGCGGGCGTTCCTTGTTCAACTGTAGTTTAACCACTTTGTCAGGAGATCCGCCTGCAATCATTGTTATCAGTCCGTTATCCGCACAGGCAATATATTGTCCATTATGTTCGGCCAGTAGCACATGATCGGCCTTTCTGTCAAAGAGGTTGATCAGCACAATATGGAAGGTACGTGGCGGATAGTAAGAGAAGGCGCTCTTACATATATATGTAGCCTGTGGCAGATTGAAAGGGGAGATCTGGTGAGTAATGTCCATGACGGGGACACCAGGACAGTGTTGCCACAGCTGCCCTTTGATGGCGCCAACCAGGTAGTCCTGAAGGCCGATGTCGGATGTCAGAGTAATAATGGACATTTTATCAATGATAACCCATTTCCCAAAAAGAATGCCATTGGGCTATCGGAGGCATTTTGTCTGCAAAGAAATATAAAATATATATGTTGCTGTGCTGATTTTATAAATAACTTGTTAAGATGTGAATAACTATAAATAGGCTGTTGTCGGGGCTTTGGGGTACGTGATAACTGAGCAAACGGTGGTAATAACTGAAATAGGTACGATAAGCCGTTCACGCTAAATCCTTTGTAATCAATCATTGGCGTTGAACGGCTTAAAGTTAATTATTTAAGTGGAGACCCTGGTTCTTTCCTGAAATGGTTATACACTAAACCGTCTAGCAGTCCGGGGAAAAGTTTACTTAGTAACACTGTCAGTTTGCCCTGACCCGTGAGTACCAATGTGCGTTTCCGTTTTGTCACTGCCTTCATTATTTCATCTGCCACTGTTTCAGCACTCATCAATTTTCCTTCATCGAGTGGTGTTTCAGCCTGCGCGCGTCCCTGTTCATTCAGTGCAGTATTACGAATATTAGAAGCGGTAAAGCCCGGGCTCACCCACATTACGTTAATGCCTGTATGCAGATTTTCAGTGCGCAACGCTTCGAGGAATCCCTGCATAGCGAATTTAGAAGCGGAATAACCGGTACGTCCGGGCAAGCCTCTGTAACCTGCTATAGAAGATACACCGACAATGGTTCCTTTGTTCGCTAGCAATGAAGGTAACGCATATTTTGTACAATATACGGTTCCCCAGAAGTTGATGTCCATCAGCTGCTTTAACACGGTCAGGTCCGCATCCCGGAACAATGCCCGCATGGAGATACCCGCGTTATTAATGAGTATGTCAATTTTACCTAGCCGGGCAATGACCTGCTCAATGAACTGTTTACAATCTTCTTCCTTGCTCACATCGGCAGTAAATGTATAGAGGTTATCCGACGCAACTTCATTTTCCATTGCCTGGAGGACATCGGACTTTCTGCCGCATACGGCAACTTTCGCCCCGGCCTTCAGGTAAGTTATTGCGAGCGCCTTTCCGATACCGGAGGTACCCCCTGTGATCACTACGACCTTATTTTGCATTAGAATTTTTTTTTAGATGCAAAAATAGGGGTAAATGATATATGTTGTTTCTTTTTGTCTGTAGCGGGTTTTGTAAAAATGTTTGAAAAAAAGTTGGTGGGAAGGAATTTTTTTCTACCTTTGCAATCCCAACAAAAAAGGGATGATTCCGTAGCTCAGTTGGTAGAGCAATACACTTTTAATGTATGGGTCCTGGGTTCGAGTCCCAGCGGGATCACGGATAAGAAAGGCGTTCATGACGAGCGCCTTTTTTGCATTTTACCGCTTGCTGGTGGCGGGTTTATGAAATCGAGTAAACTGCAAACCCAGGCAAAAAATAAACAAACGCTAGAGTACCCAGCCAAATTGGTTGCCAAAGAACTTATGTGAAACTATCATCCGCTATCGCTCCAAAACATTGGGATGAACATAGCCAAACCATTAAGACCAATTGCCCAACTATATCACTGTAAAAAAGAAAATGGACACTTTCATAAAAGATATGGAGGCCGCCTTTATCTTGTGTACCCAAAATACAGACAGGATATTTAAAGCAAATCAGGACGGAGACTTGAAGCCGTCAACGGCAAAAGGGCGTACAATCCGCGCGTCCTTAACTGCATTGCATAGAAGCCTTTTGTTTTCTGCTTTCGCGTGATCGAACCACGACTAGTACACCCAACAACGAAACAAGGCCATAGAGCAACCACCAATACATATCACTTCACTTCCGTTACCCGGCTTGCGGAGTGCAAACCGCTCAAACATATTGTTCGAACTCGTGCCAAAATTTCGGGTAACCATTACCGTGATCGACTCAGACTAGCGGGGAGGATAAACATCTTAACACTTCTTCGGTACCTATTATGTTCCCTCTTCCCTTCGGACGTTTCTCAAAAGTGAGAAAGAAGCCGCCGCACCCTACGAAAAGACATAACGTTTCTCTCACCCATCCTGGGAAACGTTAGTGCTGTGAAGCGAAATGCCGCAGACGGAGAAGGAACGGTCAATCCAGTCGATCTCATCAATGTATTATAAACCAATATCTTGTAATAATTACTAAATATTTTAGTAAGTTTGTAAAAAGGGGAACAAATCAACGCAGCATCACCATACAATCCATTTGAACGCGTTACACCAGCGTTCGTAAGCATATTCATCAAAGCCGGGCGACCCTATGTCGTCGCCCAGCGATTCCAATGGCCCGGCCTGCCAGAAGGTAAAGGATTTATGCTGACCGCATACTCCTATGAGCCGCAGGCAACCAGCCACCTCGGCCAGTTGGAACCAGGGGAAGGGAAGGTATTAAACCTGCAAAACGAAGAAACAGTAAAGCACATTAAACAACTGCTCCAGCTCAATTCAGGCTACCAGTTCTTTTATAGTGCCACCAAAGACAAAGACGCCAGGAAAAAGCTCATTACAGAACATAGAGAAAGGATCAAACAATATTCCATTACAAACTACAGGGGCCATTTCGAGTTTGGCGTCAAAGTCGAAGCCGGCCAGTTATACGGCACCTACAGTTATGAAAAGCAGACTATAGGTGTCTTATTTTACGACATCATAAAATAGAAAATCATGTGCAGAATGGTATCGCAGAATGGAGAAATCGACTTAATCACCGATATTTTTCCTGAACTACAAAACGTAAAGCACCTCGAGTTCAGCACCGAACAACTCACACTCATCAACGCCAACGCCTTCCAACTGGCCAACGTCGTCGTGCGCCATCAGGACCGCCTGCTGCTCGGAGAAATGGAATGGGGAATACACCCCGCCTTCGAAACAGACAAAGCCGCCTTTCATAGACGGAGGTTGAACATGGTCAACGCCCGCCAGGAAAACCTGCTCGATCCAAATTCCTATTGGAATAACAAAGGACTTATTAAGAACGCGGTGCTCATACCCGTAAACAAAATTTACGAACACCGGCACATCGACACCTGGGACACAGCAGTGCCCTACGCCATCAGCACCAATCACCAGCCAGAAGAAGAATACTTCTATATACCTGGCATCTACCAGGTATACGATGAACAACTACCAGACGGCCAGAAACGCAAATATTCCGGCTTTGCCATGATTACCACCGAAGCCAACGAAACCATGCGCCACATCCACAACCATGGAGAGAACAAGCACCGCATGCCCCTCTACGTACCGTTAGAGATGGCCAGGCAATGGGTATCGCCCAAACGCACCTTCGGAGATTTCAAAGAAATCATAAACTACCAACTCCCATCAGAAGACCTGAACTATCACACCGTCCATCCGCTCACCGGCAAAAGGCAACGGCCCGATAACAAAGGTAAAGACGCTGCCTGGACTTGGCCCGGACTGCCACCATTAGGCAACGACACACCCTTGAATATCAATAACATCATTGACCCACGACTGCAAAAAGCGTCCTAGAAGGTTACTTTTTCCGTACATACATCTCACCGCCATCATCTTCAATGCTATATTTTGCAGCTATCGCAGGTTGGGCAAGGAACATTTTAACAATATCGCCTGAAAACAGGTATCGAACATTGTCAACAAACTTATCATCTGTTACATACAGCTTCTGTAGATTCAGGCGATTCTTATGTCTTAAGCTGGTTTCAATGTAATTATCAAGAAGTACAAACACCTGGCGGGTCACGTTAGCCTTCACAGTCGAATCCACACAAATAAACAGATTGGCATCACGTATAAACTCATTTGGATAGCGTTCCAAAATATTATTTAGGTCTTCTCTGGTGTACCCTTTACCCAAAAGTCCAACTTCATAATAAAACAAGAACAAGTTTCGCTCATAACGACTTTTTAATCCTAATGCTTTCTGACGAATGCCTTCTTCTTGTTTCTCGCCATACTTTAGCACTATGCCTCCGATGAAAAAAAGAGCAATACAAAAATAGAACACGAAATGATCACTGCTGTGATGAAATTGTTGGAATAAGCGCTTAAGAATTGAAACAGCTTTTTTAAAACGTCCCCCTTCCGTAGAGGCTGGTGGTGGTTCTTTACTCGTTATACGTAAGTATCCGGTAGACAGCACCTATGTAATGATTTTGGAGAGCGTTACTTTTGCTTCGTGATCCAGATATGAGGTAGGAGCTCTTTGATTCTGTTGATGGGATGGTCGTTAATGACCATTAAAACGTCCTTTAGCCAAAGGCTGGGATTAATGTTATGTAGTTTACAGGTTCCGATCAGGCTGTAGAGCATTGCAATTCGCTTTGCTGATTCATGGCTCCCGGCAAAGAGGTAATTCTTTCGGCCTATAACAGTCGCTCTTATAGATCTCTCAGCCGCGTTATTATCTGGATGTAGCTTTCCATCATACACGAAGGCACAGAGTTTATCCCAGCGTTTTATACTATAGGCAAGGGCTTTTCCTATCGGGCTTTGTGGAAGTACCTGCTTGTATTGGTCTTCCATCCAGCTTCCTAATTTCTTCAGTATAGGTAAGGAGTGCTTCTGTCTTGAAGCTGCTCGTTTTTCATTGTCGTGATTTAACGCCCTGCTATCGCGTTCAATCTGATAGACGAGCTGTAACTGTTCCAATACATATTCTGCTCTTTCTCGGTCGCTGTAAATAGCGTCAGAGAAGTACCTTCTTGCATGAGCAAGACAGTGGATCAATGTTATATTATTGGTGTCAACGATGCTATTATATGCAGAGTAAGCGTCTGTTTGCAGCGTACCATAAAAATCTTTCAGCATTTCTGCGGGTCCTTCTCGGCCACGCCCGGGTTGATAATCAAAGACAAGCAGCTTGTTAATACTATCCTGATAGAGCCAGTAATACCCCCGATGAGTGCTCCCTTTCTTATCCTTGTCGAGCACTGGTACCGATGTCTCATCAGCCTGCAAATAGTCAGCGTTGAGTACTTCTGTTACCAGCGCTCTGTATATAGGAGTAATTAACGCAGCTGTCTTAGCAAAACCATCACTCAGCGTTGAGTATGGTAGCTTTATGCCATCTCTTTCCAGACGTTGTTGCTGGCGATGCACGGGGAGATGATCGCAGATCTTCTCAACAACCAGTTGAGCCAGTAAGCCTGGCCCCATCATCGATTTTGCAACTGGTAATGTTGGCAAAGGTCCAACAATAATTTTTGACGACGTCTCATCCGCAGATGGGAGAAGGTACTTGTTACGGATGTAACGGACTACATAAATTTCAGCGGGTTTGTATTCCAGCACTTCAGTTTCAGTGGTGCCAATATGTTTACTACCAGCTGGTATATGGTCTGGATCTATAATTACATCTTCTCTTCGTAAGTGAGATGGTATGGTATGACGGCTATCTCTGGCTTGAGTCGCATCTT
The DNA window shown above is from Chitinophaga agri and carries:
- a CDS encoding SAM hydrolase/SAM-dependent halogenase family protein yields the protein MSIITLTSDIGLQDYLVGAIKGQLWQHCPGVPVMDITHQISPFNLPQATYICKSAFSYYPPRTFHIVLINLFDRKADHVLLAEHNGQYIACADNGLITMIAGGSPDKVVKLQLNKERPQDTFTILKRFADAYKELQNGKSLTDIGELASEFVIKNNLQPLTGEDYIDGQIIHIDNFENVVVNITREQFEEHRQNRPFSIFFRRDEVITQLCETYADVPEGHKLALFNAAGYLEIAINKGNAAGLFGLQGFTRDQLTSGYQKLAFYQTIRIIFG
- a CDS encoding SDR family oxidoreductase; protein product: MQNKVVVITGGTSGIGKALAITYLKAGAKVAVCGRKSDVLQAMENEVASDNLYTFTADVSKEEDCKQFIEQVIARLGKIDILINNAGISMRALFRDADLTVLKQLMDINFWGTVYCTKYALPSLLANKGTIVGVSSIAGYRGLPGRTGYSASKFAMQGFLEALRTENLHTGINVMWVSPGFTASNIRNTALNEQGRAQAETPLDEGKLMSAETVADEIMKAVTKRKRTLVLTGQGKLTVLLSKLFPGLLDGLVYNHFRKEPGSPLK
- a CDS encoding SOS response-associated peptidase family protein, encoding MVSQNGEIDLITDIFPELQNVKHLEFSTEQLTLINANAFQLANVVVRHQDRLLLGEMEWGIHPAFETDKAAFHRRRLNMVNARQENLLDPNSYWNNKGLIKNAVLIPVNKIYEHRHIDTWDTAVPYAISTNHQPEEEYFYIPGIYQVYDEQLPDGQKRKYSGFAMITTEANETMRHIHNHGENKHRMPLYVPLEMARQWVSPKRTFGDFKEIINYQLPSEDLNYHTVHPLTGKRQRPDNKGKDAAWTWPGLPPLGNDTPLNINNIIDPRLQKAS
- the tnpC gene encoding IS66 family transposase; the protein is MSTSAEDNDYKQLYESAINKVEQLQHELNQLKKMIFGVRQERFIPADKNQLALDIPTEQSAAVCNVLDAKKVTYVKVVKQDATQARDSRHTIPSHLRREDVIIDPDHIPAGSKHIGTTETEVLEYKPAEIYVVRYIRNKYLLPSADETSSKIIVGPLPTLPVAKSMMGPGLLAQLVVEKICDHLPVHRQQQRLERDGIKLPYSTLSDGFAKTAALITPIYRALVTEVLNADYLQADETSVPVLDKDKKGSTHRGYYWLYQDSINKLLVFDYQPGRGREGPAEMLKDFYGTLQTDAYSAYNSIVDTNNITLIHCLAHARRYFSDAIYSDRERAEYVLEQLQLVYQIERDSRALNHDNEKRAASRQKHSLPILKKLGSWMEDQYKQVLPQSPIGKALAYSIKRWDKLCAFVYDGKLHPDNNAAERSIRATVIGRKNYLFAGSHESAKRIAMLYSLIGTCKLHNINPSLWLKDVLMVINDHPINRIKELLPHIWITKQK